Sequence from the Nymphaea colorata isolate Beijing-Zhang1983 chromosome 9, ASM883128v2, whole genome shotgun sequence genome:
AAAGCAagcccaaaaaagaaaaattttccaGTTAAATAATGTCCTCCATTTTTTTCCGTATTACAATTAGAAGTTAACTACTGAAGCCATGTTTTTGTAAACAAGAAGTATCTTTCCGTTCTCTACTTGTTTGGACCGGGAGAGAGAAGGTGGGTGCGCGTGAGAATTAGAAAAAGGTCGGCGTTGCGTCCTCCGTTATAAAGAAGTATTGGTTGCTTTCAGCTACTTCACACCCGTTACTTCCTCCCCAGATCTAGATCTCATCTCTCACACGCAGACTCTCCTCCCTTCCCTCCTctcctctgctccctctcctaTGGCCTCCACTCTCGTGATTGTCATCGTCTTAATCTTCGACATCATCGCCTTCGGCCTTGCCGTCGCCGCCGAGCAGCGGAGAAGCAAGGTATTTTCCCGacctctctcacacacacaaagaaGAAAGGTTTCCATCTCAAGGAACCAATTTTTTGCTACCTATTGAGTGGTCgccttaattttttctctatgCGTCGATTATTTGCAGGCCCAAGTGCTTCCTGATGCAGAAAAGTACTACACATATTGCGTCTATGGCTCCGACATTGCGACGGGCTATGGTGCTGGCgcttttgtcttccttttcttgagCCAACTTCTGATCATGGTGGTCAGTAAGTGTTTCTGCTGCGGCAGGTCGTTGAGGCCCGGTGGATCCCGCGCTTGTGCCGTGCTTTTGTTCATAGCTTGCTGGTAAGCTTCTAGTGCTGCTGCTGAATTTTCCCTTTCTGTCTGTTGGGTATGAATCGTTTTTCGCTGTAGAAAGAACTGAAGGTGAAAGGAGAATGCTTTTCTTGATTGGATAACACCTTAGCTAGTTTATAACTGATTGAGGTTTGGAGATCTGATGTTGAGACGATTGTCCTTGCGCTTGGAGTCTTTTGCCCATGGATCTGTGTTCTTTCGTTGTGCAGTTGGAGTCTTAGGACGAGTTAACTCTGATacaatcttctttctttctttttttctcttcctgtTTTAACCTGGGATTCGTATGTGAACATTATTGAATCTGTCCAATACACAACCACCAAAATTATTCGATTGGGAAGAATTGGGGGTCTATTGTTTGCAGGTTCTTTCCCCAATTTCGCCTCTGGGAGGAAAatttagtctctctctctctctcgctctctctcacccccacccccaccccacACACCCCCAAAATCCTACCGGCCAACGTTGTCCTGTCTCTAGCAAATTTTCCCAGGTTCCTGTCTTACTAACCATTTTCCCAATTCCTTCCGTGCCTTCTGTCCCAATCAAGTTGTTCGTAGTTCTTTCTAGGCCCTCTGTCCCTAAGAAATTGTTCCAAGTTCCTTCCGGGTTTTGTCTCCAAAGAACTTGTCTAATCTGTCTCTTCCTTTCTAGCAACTTTATTCGTTCCGACTATGATTTCTTCTCTCTCGACATAGAATGAATACACTGCAACGTTGATCAGCAGAAGGGAAAACGAATGGTTGGTTTTGCTTCTTTACATTGggaaaggaagaaagtgaaCTTGGTTAACTGGGCCGTTCCCGTTGTCTACCCTGCAGGTTTACATTCATCATCGCGGAGATGTGTCTGCTGGCTGCTTCTGTGCAGAATGCCTACCACACCAAGTACAGGGCCAAGTTCAACATCGACAATCTCTCCTGTGAAACCATCAGGAAGGGCGTCTTTGCAGCAGGCGCAGCCTTCACCTTCTTCACCTGCATCCTCAGCGAGATATACTACATCACTTTCTCTAAGGCCAATGCAAACCCTTACCATGGCGGCGAGGCCGGCGTGGGCATGAGTAGCTACCGTTGACATATGCTTCGGCTCTCACTCATAGATCTCTTGTATTGCAGTAGTCGACTGCAGAATGTGTGATTGGATCCCCTCGGTTTTTCTGTTCATTGGCTGCACTGTTGGTTGCATCATAGTTGTGAACTGCTAATTCTCTTTTGTAAGAAAGGTTTAATTCTTGTAGCTTGGTTTTTGATGCTCTTTCTTTCcatgtttttgaaaaaggaaaagccatATGTAGCATTAGTGCTTTGATGCGCGCAGCTAAGGCACTTGCGGTCCTTTTACATAGGTAGTTGTCACCACAAGCGGTAACTTGTGCACAACATGGTCGACTGCAACTTCCATCCTTCATGCTACGATTGAGCCACAACCAAAACTACATCGACTTCCTTTTAGAGGCTTGCAACCAAGCAATACCTGCTCGTGCATATATTGACCATCTAGTGCGCAAAGTTAAGATAACAGGTTTTATTGAGAAAAAGGACCGGATGTAGCCCTTAGAGCTTGGAAGCTAGCACGCAGCTAAAAGCCTAAAAGTAATGGCCAAGGAATAGCCAGCTGCATCCTCTGCCTTCAGGCTACAACTAGGCCGAAACTTACTCATGAATATGTTGATACTTCTTTGCAGTTTGTACGAAGAGAGTTGCACTTCGTTGTTGGTAAAGTCTCATCTTGTGTCTGTCGGCCGTATTTACAATAGTAACATGGAACCTTTCTAATAGGAGAGAAGTCACCGACACTTTTTTTATCAACtcaataaaagcaaaaaggacGATTTTGTGCAGTTGATTATAAGGTAGTACCTTGATAATAAATCACGATCCACATCTTTTGGTGGCGCAGGATCATAGTCTATAGGAGGGATTTGCCTAGGTGGAATAAGTTCTGGATCCCAACTAACAAAGTAAACATCTCCAT
This genomic interval carries:
- the LOC116260866 gene encoding uncharacterized protein LOC116260866; this encodes MASTLVIVIVLIFDIIAFGLAVAAEQRRSKAQVLPDAEKYYTYCVYGSDIATGYGAGAFVFLFLSQLLIMVVSKCFCCGRSLRPGGSRACAVLLFIACWFTFIIAEMCLLAASVQNAYHTKYRAKFNIDNLSCETIRKGVFAAGAAFTFFTCILSEIYYITFSKANANPYHGGEAGVGMSSYR